A genomic window from Lasioglossum baleicum chromosome 7, iyLasBale1, whole genome shotgun sequence includes:
- the Asprs-m gene encoding aspartyl-tRNA synthetase, mitochondrial isoform X2: protein MYGWLEFQRLNKFITLRDSYGCTQMLIPNDRKDLAEIVANLTFESVLSITGTVVERPKGQKNNEMKTGDIEVQIESLEVLNPAKPNLPLFMRQFNKAKESTQMKHRYMALRYPELQRNLRLRSQVTAKMREYLLNECSFVDIETPTLFKCTPGGAQEFIVPTQHMGQFYSLVQSPQQFKQLLMVGGFDRYFQIAKCYRDETARHDRQPEFTQLDIEMSFVDCEGIMELTENVLLYSWPEELDPITSPFKRLTFNEAMELYGTDKPDLRIPYQLCKLTNMVDPSVVEETLKVKWDENFEIYALVYPNQHNFLTKSTKEHISKLQRDFPFVRLIQLKILHAAADSNKIYSNIVKGNIEEKLNLKDGDILFLACGEKLPTQSLLGRLRVAFTDLIESKGERIRSPGNEILWVTDFPLFSFNHMENKLETMHHPFTQPHPDDVRYLSENPTMVRGLHYDLVMNGSEIAGGSIRIHQSDLQKQILKMLDIDESSLEHMLSAFECGAPPHGGIALGLDRFMSLLCNTESIRSVIAFPKTTEGRDVMSGAPVPISDKEKSLYHIQTIEK, encoded by the exons ATGTACGGCTGGCTAGAATTTCAAAGATTGAACAAATTTATTACGTTACGAGACTCTTATGGTTGTACACAGATGCTAATACCAAATGAT AGAAAAGATCTGGCGGAAATAGTTGCAAATTTGACTTTTGAAAGTGTACTAAGTATAACGGGAACTGTGGTCGAGAGACCAAAGGGACAGaagaacaatgaaatgaaaactGGAGATATTGAAGTACAAATAGAATCTCTGGAAGTCTTAAATCCAGCCAAACCAAATTTGCCTCTTTTTATGAGACAATTTAATAAAGCAAAGGAGAGTACGCAGATGAAACATAGATATATGGCTTTGAGATATCCTGAGTTACAAAGAAATCTAAGATTACGTTCTCAAGTTACAGCAAAAATGAGGGAATACCTACTTAACGAATGCAGCTTCGTGGACATAGAAACACCTACGTTATTCAAATGTACTCCTGGA GGAGCTCAAGAATTTATTGTTCCAACACAACACATGGGACAATTCTATTCGCTGGTACAGAGTCCTCAacagtttaaacaattattaatgGTTGGTGGCTTCGACAGATATTTTCAAATTGCTAAATGTTATAGAGATGAAACTGCTAGGCACGATAGACAACCTGAATTTACCCAG CTGGACATAGAAATGTCATTTGTCGATTGCGAAGGGATAATGGAACTAACTGAAAATGTGTTGCTGTATTCTTGGCCCGAAGAATTGGATCCTATAACTAGTCCTTTCAAACGACTCACTTTTAACGAAGCAATGGAACTGTACGGTACGGATAAACCAGATCTAAGAATACCATATCAG CTTTGTAAACTGACGAATATGGTTGACCCTTCTGTAGTGGAGGAAACACTAAAAGTTAAATGGGATGAGAATTTTGAGATTTATGCTTTAGTTTATCCAAATCAACAT AATTTTCTTACAAAATCTACCAAAGAACATATTTCTAAGCTGCAGCGCGATTTCCCGTTTGTAAGattaattcaattaaaaatactACATGCAGCAGCAgattcgaataaaatttattctaaCATTGTAAAGGGAAAtatagaagaaaaattaaatttaaaggaTGGAGATATTTTATTCTTAGCTTGCGGAGAAAAGCTCCCCACA caaTCGCTATTGGGAAGATTGCGTGTTGCATTCACAGATTTAATAGAGAGTAAAGGAGAAAGAATTCGATCTCCTGGAAACGAAATTTTATGGGTTACTGATTTCccattattttcatttaatcaCATGGAGAATAAATTAGAAACTATGCATCATCCATTCACACAACCTCATCCAGATGACGTTCGTTATCTTTCTGAAAATCCGACAATG GTTAGAGGACTGCATTACGATTTAGTTATGAATGGCTCTGAAATCGCTGGGGGATCAATACGTATTCATCAATCAGATTTACAaaaacaaatattaaaaatgttagacATAGACGAATCATCTTTGGAACACATGCTTTCAGCCTTCGAGTGCGGTGCCCCGCCACACGGTGGAATTGCTTTAG gATTGGATCGTTTCATGTCTTTGTTGTGCAATACGGAAAGTATAAGAAGCGTAATAGCATTTCCAAAAACTACAGAGGGTCGTGACGTGATGTCAGGAGCACCAGTTCCAATTTCTGACAAGGAAAAATCATTATATCATATACAGACAATAGAGAAgtaa
- the Asprs-m gene encoding aspartyl-tRNA synthetase, mitochondrial isoform X1: protein MFSFRSTIMRSKNQFRKLFCTNHLCKHKLMKKCSVLVACTHDLAIEKQLIKDNVRPVNKFVSRSHTCGELNIENVGNHVRMYGWLEFQRLNKFITLRDSYGCTQMLIPNDRKDLAEIVANLTFESVLSITGTVVERPKGQKNNEMKTGDIEVQIESLEVLNPAKPNLPLFMRQFNKAKESTQMKHRYMALRYPELQRNLRLRSQVTAKMREYLLNECSFVDIETPTLFKCTPGGAQEFIVPTQHMGQFYSLVQSPQQFKQLLMVGGFDRYFQIAKCYRDETARHDRQPEFTQLDIEMSFVDCEGIMELTENVLLYSWPEELDPITSPFKRLTFNEAMELYGTDKPDLRIPYQLCKLTNMVDPSVVEETLKVKWDENFEIYALVYPNQHNFLTKSTKEHISKLQRDFPFVRLIQLKILHAAADSNKIYSNIVKGNIEEKLNLKDGDILFLACGEKLPTQSLLGRLRVAFTDLIESKGERIRSPGNEILWVTDFPLFSFNHMENKLETMHHPFTQPHPDDVRYLSENPTMVRGLHYDLVMNGSEIAGGSIRIHQSDLQKQILKMLDIDESSLEHMLSAFECGAPPHGGIALGLDRFMSLLCNTESIRSVIAFPKTTEGRDVMSGAPVPISDKEKSLYHIQTIEK from the exons ATGTTCAGTTTTCGAAGTACTATTATGAGATCGAAGAATCAGTTTCGTAAATTGTTTTGTACAAATCATTTATGTAAACACAAA CTTATGAAAAAATGTTCGGTCCTAGTGGCCTGTACTCACGATTTGGCTATTGAAAAACAGCTAATAAAAGACAATGTGCGACCTGTTAACAAATTTGTTTCAAGGTCTCACACATGTGGTGAACTTAACATTGAGAATGTAGGAAATCATGTTCGCATGTACGGCTGGCTAGAATTTCAAAGATTGAACAAATTTATTACGTTACGAGACTCTTATGGTTGTACACAGATGCTAATACCAAATGAT AGAAAAGATCTGGCGGAAATAGTTGCAAATTTGACTTTTGAAAGTGTACTAAGTATAACGGGAACTGTGGTCGAGAGACCAAAGGGACAGaagaacaatgaaatgaaaactGGAGATATTGAAGTACAAATAGAATCTCTGGAAGTCTTAAATCCAGCCAAACCAAATTTGCCTCTTTTTATGAGACAATTTAATAAAGCAAAGGAGAGTACGCAGATGAAACATAGATATATGGCTTTGAGATATCCTGAGTTACAAAGAAATCTAAGATTACGTTCTCAAGTTACAGCAAAAATGAGGGAATACCTACTTAACGAATGCAGCTTCGTGGACATAGAAACACCTACGTTATTCAAATGTACTCCTGGA GGAGCTCAAGAATTTATTGTTCCAACACAACACATGGGACAATTCTATTCGCTGGTACAGAGTCCTCAacagtttaaacaattattaatgGTTGGTGGCTTCGACAGATATTTTCAAATTGCTAAATGTTATAGAGATGAAACTGCTAGGCACGATAGACAACCTGAATTTACCCAG CTGGACATAGAAATGTCATTTGTCGATTGCGAAGGGATAATGGAACTAACTGAAAATGTGTTGCTGTATTCTTGGCCCGAAGAATTGGATCCTATAACTAGTCCTTTCAAACGACTCACTTTTAACGAAGCAATGGAACTGTACGGTACGGATAAACCAGATCTAAGAATACCATATCAG CTTTGTAAACTGACGAATATGGTTGACCCTTCTGTAGTGGAGGAAACACTAAAAGTTAAATGGGATGAGAATTTTGAGATTTATGCTTTAGTTTATCCAAATCAACAT AATTTTCTTACAAAATCTACCAAAGAACATATTTCTAAGCTGCAGCGCGATTTCCCGTTTGTAAGattaattcaattaaaaatactACATGCAGCAGCAgattcgaataaaatttattctaaCATTGTAAAGGGAAAtatagaagaaaaattaaatttaaaggaTGGAGATATTTTATTCTTAGCTTGCGGAGAAAAGCTCCCCACA caaTCGCTATTGGGAAGATTGCGTGTTGCATTCACAGATTTAATAGAGAGTAAAGGAGAAAGAATTCGATCTCCTGGAAACGAAATTTTATGGGTTACTGATTTCccattattttcatttaatcaCATGGAGAATAAATTAGAAACTATGCATCATCCATTCACACAACCTCATCCAGATGACGTTCGTTATCTTTCTGAAAATCCGACAATG GTTAGAGGACTGCATTACGATTTAGTTATGAATGGCTCTGAAATCGCTGGGGGATCAATACGTATTCATCAATCAGATTTACAaaaacaaatattaaaaatgttagacATAGACGAATCATCTTTGGAACACATGCTTTCAGCCTTCGAGTGCGGTGCCCCGCCACACGGTGGAATTGCTTTAG gATTGGATCGTTTCATGTCTTTGTTGTGCAATACGGAAAGTATAAGAAGCGTAATAGCATTTCCAAAAACTACAGAGGGTCGTGACGTGATGTCAGGAGCACCAGTTCCAATTTCTGACAAGGAAAAATCATTATATCATATACAGACAATAGAGAAgtaa
- the Vps25 gene encoding vacuolar protein sorting 25, which yields MAEIEWPWQYSFPPFFTLQPHMDTRAKQIAAWKGLILEYYRVTKQSSVDIREAHSSPLFNNAAINRKLPSEVVLLVLEELAKSGNASPVDKGKQRWLVYWHTLEEWGEMIYNWAQEKGFIGSVCTLFELTQGEDTPDQEFYGLDTEVLIRALKTLEASKKAELILFDDNQGVKFF from the exons ATGGCAGAAATCGAGTGGCCGTGGCAATACAGTTTTCCTCCGTTTTTCAC TCTTCAACCGCATATGGATACTAGAGCTAAACAAATAGCAGCGTGGAAGggtttaatattggaatattaccgTGTGACAAAGCAGTCTTCGGTGGATATTCGAGAAGCACACTCGAGCCCGTTGTTCAATAATGCTGCAATTAATC GAAAATTACCTTCAGAAGTTGTTTTATTGGTATTAGAAGAATTAGCAAAGTCTGGGAATGCAAGTCCAGTAGATAAGGGTAAGCAAAGATGGCTGGTTTACTGGCATACTTTAGAAGAATGGGGCGAGATGATATATAATTGGGCGCAAGAAAAAGGATTTATTGGATCTGTATGCACTCTGTTCGAATTAACGCAAGGAGAAGATACACCAGATCAAG aattttatggaCTCGATACAGAAGTATTAATCAGAGCACTGAAAACTCTAGAAGCATCCAAAAAAGCAGAGTTAATTTTATTCGACGATAATCAAGGTGTAAAGTTCTTCTGA
- the Eaat1 gene encoding excitatory amino acid transporter 1, which produces MAHPKKWKSCLSENMLTMLTVLGVVAGVILGFILRHSRDEPWTKREIMYIQFPGDIFLRMLKALILPLIVASIVSAIGGLDLGLSGRIGVRSIYYYASTTISAVVLGIILVLIIKPGQLSSHTLTTNESVKPPRNVTTVDTLLDLVRNVFPPNLVQACIAQYRTILIKPENDTNTTLQDWEISSTYGDGTNTLGMVVFGIVFGIAISKMGEAGKPLLTFFDSLSEASMLITKWVIWVSPIGVLFLVTAKLLEIEDIGAIVGQLGLYFVTVLLGLIIHGCGTLSIIFFICTRELPFKLLSKMGQVLATAFGTSSSTATLPVTIQCLDNIGVDPRITRFVVPIGATINMDGTALYEAVAAIFIAQVRNVSLSLGNVIGISITATAASIGAAGIPQAGLVTMVMVLDTVGLPAEDVTLIIAVDWLLDRFRTTINVICDALGAYVVEHMSKKELEANVTLPEETIELARVRKVEA; this is translated from the exons ATGGCGCATCCAAAAAAATGGAAGAGTTGCCTATCAGAGAACATGCTAACGATGTTGACGGTGCTCGGTGTTGTGGCTGGTGTTATTCTCGGTTTCATTTTGAGACACTCCAGAGACGAGCCATGGACAAAACGCGAGATAATGTACATCCAGTTTCCAGGAGATATTTTCCTTAGGATGCTGAAAGCTCTCATTCTACCATTGATCGTCGCTAGCATTGTCAGTGCTATCGGTGGATTAGATCTCGGTTTATCCG GGAGGATCGGTGTACGCTCGATTTATTATTATGCGTCGACAACCATATCCGCCGTAGTGCTTGGAATAATActcgttttaattattaaaccTGGACAGCTCAGCTCGCACACTTTAACTACAAATGAATCTGTGAAACCACCTAGGAATGTTACTACTGTAGATACTCTGCTAGATCTAGTCAG AAATGTGTTTCCTCCGAATCTTGTACAAGCTTGCATTGCTCAA TACCGAACAATATTAATTAAGCCTGAGAATGATACAAACA CTACTTTACAAGATTGGGAAATATCCTCTACCTATGGGGATGGTACCAATACTCTAGGTATGGTAGTTTTCGGAATTGTATTCGGTATAGCCATTAGCAAAATGGGGGAGGCTGGCAAACCTCTGTTGACTTTCTTCGATTCCCTATCAGAAGCATCTATGCTGATTACTAAATGGGTGATATG GGTCTCACCGATCGGTGTTCTCTTTCTTGTTACCGCGAAGCTCttagaaatcgaagatatcggTGCCATTGTCGGACAACTAGGTTTATACTTTGTCACAGTATTATTAGGATTGATTATTCACGGTTGCGGTACCCTTTCTATCATATTCTTCATTTGTACCAGAGAACTGCCATTCAAACTGCTCTCAAAAATGGGCCAAGTTTTGGCTACTGCGTTTGGCACTTCGTCTAG CACTGCTACCCTCCCAGTAACAATACAGTGTTTAGATAACATTGGCGTAGACCCTAGAATCACAAGATTCGTTGTACCGATTGGTGCCACTATTAACATGGATGGGACTGCGTTATACGAAGCTGTTGCTGCGATATTTATAGCTCAAGTCAGAAATGTTTCATTGTCTCTCGGAAATGTTATTGGTATCAG TATAACTGCTACCGCAGCGAGTATAGGAGCTGCTGGTATTCCACAAGCTGGTCTTGTTACAATGGTTATGGTTTTAGACACTGTAGGCCTGCCTGCTGAAGATGTAACACTCATTATTGCGGTCGATTGGCTCTT GGACCGTTTCCGAACAACGATAAATGTTATATGCGACGCGCTCGGAGCTTATGTTGTAGAACATATGAGCAAAAAAGAACTGGAAGCGAATGTTACTCTTCCAGAAGAAACAATTGAACTAGCAAGAGTAAGGAAAGTTGAGGCATAA
- the Cks30a gene encoding cyclin-dependent kinase subunit 30A gives MSNKIYYSDKYYDDKYEYRHVVLPKEMVKFVPNTHLLSEKEWRAIGVQQSQGWVHYMIHKPEPHILLFKRKITSPPPEN, from the exons ATGTCAAACAAAATCTACTATTCGGATAAATATTACGACGACAAATATGAATACAG GCATGTGGTTTTACCAAAAGAAATGGTAAAATTTGTGCCAAACACTCATCTACTCTCAGAGAAAGAATGGAGAGCCATTGGTGTTCAGCAAAGCCAAGGATGGGTGCATTACATGATTCATAAACCAG AGCCACACATCTTGCTTTTTAAGAGGAAAATAACGTCACCGCCACCAGAGAATTAA
- the Cactin gene encoding cactin, spliceosome C complex subunit codes for MEKYSRRRDYERPRKEDRDRYGRKHKHSKSSSEKHKKSKHKESSESRESRKKSSKHNSRRRSPSSSSTSSNSSESSSSPSSDSSSNSTKLLEKLQKQRQKQVEDRKRQKELMKATETPEEKRLRRLKKKEAKERKRKERMGWDNDYLHYTNTDNPFGDGNLLSTFVWSKKLEKEGLLGVSREELEVRNRHKQEENKRELEKVKKRRQERELERQQREEEMTMLQRGKEAAQLEQWARQEDQFHLEQARLRSRIRIQDGRAKPIDLLAKYISAEEEVDAVEMHEPYTYLRGLHVKDLEDLIEDIKVYKELERDKNLDYWNDITVIVEDELHKLRKLERSEYEVAVGRREGIHESVAKDVTAIFKGKTAAQLEALQLQIEAKITGKPEGVDIGYWESLLSQLKAHMARARLRDRHQENLRKKLEVLIAEQGVSRTENEPEEEGHGSSEEEGVATVTNEESQSDDEQEATSAADDLLSESFCEYESGGYSPKYILYSQLEPGTLVTLEEDDNQRLEYARNQVLSTGRKIQNVMTAEEQAMHREARRNMGSDEAQFSVESSLEAQIYLWSDKYRPRKPRYFNRVHTGFEWNKYNQTHYDMDNPPPKIVQGYKFNIFYPDLIDKNTTPEYFLVRSFFADLERPKTANLEKPSVLDPKLVDKLDMSLLSKELLNDSMTRYRHTKAISGGVSSRCRQDVGELHQQQHRPPSNGVAATWSNGLANGSTRHKRRSFEQILDLRLGLADVSAESPRMQKQARITGQDITALKRSTDNRKLDDNNNRNGIGSQKISSLATLRKRNSRPTIQNDLEVFTSSSMKGAPEPCRSCGKPDQPERFHSHPKGTMQKPKDSPTNSNSKTKTSLPKTVQKPVALNFRSDKSKNKTEESAQETKLESPRGQVNQNRPFSAPTKKGPRTITCYICGREFGTASFPIHEPRCMQKWERENNSLPANQRRPTPRRPDVAIDHSEWNTAAWEKSQAQLLPCPRCARTFLPERLPVHRKSCKALPKNLEAEKSDISLPEKPVSASRLGPPTVACRNCGRNFGTKSIKIHEPQCIKRSQVENVKQSTQPRRRESQGQTKLETVSMQELTSPVGDQQKRPVTCYICGRDFGSSSLAIHEPQCLKKWHAENEKLPPGQRRKAPQRPEVIYTRDPETGNAVVDVAAMAEASWKSHLNQLVPCKNCGRTFNPDRVSVHERSCKGNR; via the exons ATGGAGAAATATTCACGCAGGAGAGATTATGAGAGACCTAGAAAAGAGGATAGAGATCGGTACGGGCGTAAACATAAACATTCAAAGAGTTCGAGTGAAAAACATAAAAAGTCCAAACATAAAGAATCATCCGAATCACGAGAATCCCGTAAAAAATCGTCGAAACATAACAGCAGGAGAAG GTCGCCGTCGTCATCTTCGACTTCTTCGAACTCAAGCGAATCTAGTAGCTCACCTTCTTCGGATTCGTCATCGAATTCTACCAAGCTGTTAGAGAAACTTCAAAAACAACGTCAGAAGCAAGTCGAGGATAGAAAGCGTCAAAAAGAATTAATGAAGGCTACAGAAACACCAGAGGAAAAGAGGCTACGACGTTTAAAGAAGAAGGAGGCTAAAGAACGCAAGCGTAAGGAAAGAATGGGTTGGGACAATGACTATTTGCATTACACAAATACAGATAATCCTTTCGGAGATGGAAACTTGCTTTCGACGTTTGTGTGGTCAAAGAAGCTTGAGAAAGAAGGTCTGCTGGGTGTTAGTAGAGAAGAATTAGAAGTTAGGAACAGACATAAACAAGAAGAAAACAAGAGAGAGCTGGAAAAAGTTAAGAAAAGGAGGCAGGAAAGGGAATTAGAAAGGCAACAGAGAGAAGAAGAAATGACTATGCTACAGAGGGGAAAAGAGGCTGCCCAGTTAGAACAATGGGCAAGACAAGAGGATCAGTTTCACTTAGAGCAAGCTAGATTGAGATCTCGCATTCGTATTCAAGATGGTCGGGCCAAACCGATCGACCTTCTTGCAAAATATATTAGCGCGGAAGAAGAAGTAGATGCTGTTGAAATGCACGAACCCTATACTTACCTACGTGGTCTGCATGTAAAAGATTTAGAAGATTTAATCGAGGATATCAAAGTCTATAAAGAATTAGAACGTGATAAAAACTTAGATTACTGGAACGATATTACGGTAATTGTTGAAGATGAGTTACACAAGCTGAGAAAGCTAGAAAGATCGGAGTACGAAGTTG CTGTTGGTAGAAGAGAAGGAATACACGAATCAGTGGCTAAAGATGTGACTGccattttcaaaggaaaaacaGCTGCGCAGCTGGAAGCGTTGCAATTACAAATCGAAGCGAAAATCACAGGAAAGCCTGAAGGTGTAGACATTGGATATTGGGAGAGTCTTCTATCCCAATTGAAAG CGCACATGGCGAGGGCACGGCTAAGAGATCGGCATCAAGAAAATTTGCGTAAAAAGTTAGAAGTTTTAATTGCCGAACAAGGAGTTTCGAGAACGGAGAATGAACCTGAGGAAGAAGGTCACGGATCGTCTGAAGAGGAGGGTGTGGCAACAGTAACGAATGAAGAAAGTCAATCGGA CGATGAGCAAGAAGCTACTAGTGCAGCTGACGATCTTCTGTCAGAGTCGTTTTGCGAATACGAATCGGGAGGATATTCTCCAAAGTATATACTGTATTCTCAACTTGAGCCGGGAACATTGGTCACTTTGGAAGAGGATGACAATCAACGATTGGAGTACGCGAGAAATCAAGTGCTTAGCACTGGACGGAAAATTCAGAATGTGATGACAGCCGAAGAACAAGCGATGCACAGAGAAGCACGGAGGAACATGGGATCCGATGAGGCACAGTTCAGCGTCGAATCGTCTTTGGAAGCACAGATTTACTTGTGGTCCGATAAATATAGACCCAGAAAGCCGAGATACTTTAATCGAGTACATACCGGCTTCGAATGGAACAAATATAATCAAACGCATTACGATATGGATAATCCACCCCCAAAAATTGTTCAGGGCTAcaagtttaatatattttaccCCGATCTCATAGACAAGAACACAACGCCTGAGTACTTTCTGGTAAGatcatttttt GCGGACCTGGAACGGCCGAAGACAGCGAACCTGGAGAAGCCAAGCGTCCTGGACCCGAAACTGGTCGACAAGCTCGACATGTCATTGTTGAGCAAGGAGCTGCTGAATGATTCGATGACGCGGTACCGACACACGAAAGCAATTAGTGGGGGAGTGTCGTCAAGGTGTCGGCAAGACGTCGGCGAACTGCACCAACAACAGCATAGGCCACCGTCAAACGGTGTAGCGGCGACGTGGAGCAACGGTCTTGCAAACGGCTCGACGCGTCACAAACGACGGAGCTTCGAACAGATCCTCGACTTGAGACTCGGCTTGGCAGACGTGTCTGCGGAGTCTCCAAGAATGCAGAAACAGGCACGAATCACCGGCCAGGATATCACTGCCCTGAAGAGGAGCACCGATAACAGAAAACTGGACGACAATAATAACAG AAACGGAATCGGCAGCCAAAAAATTTCCTCCCTCGCCACGTTAAGGAAGAGGAATTCAAGGCCGACGATACAGAACGATCTGGAGGTGTTCACGTCATCGTCGATGAAAGGAGCACCGGAGCCGTGCAGAAGCTGCGGGAAACCGGATCAGCCGGAGCGTTTCCACAGTCATCCTAAAGGTACGATGCAGAAGCCGAAGGACAGCCCTACGAATTCGAATTCGAAGACGAAGACGTCGCTGCCGAAGACTGTTCAGAAGCCTGTCGCCTTGAACTTCCGCAGCGACAAGAGCAAGAATAAAACCGAGGAATCGGCCCAGGAGACGAAATTGGAAAGTCCTCGAGGACAAGTCAACCAGAACAGACCATTTTCTGCGCCCACCAAGAAGGGACCAAGGACCATCACTTGTTACATTTGCGGACGCGAGTTTGGTACCGCCAGCTTTCCTATTCACGAGCCCAGGTGTATGCAA AAATGGGAACGCGAAAATAATTCCTTGCCCGCGAACCAAAGGCGACCGACACCGAGAAGGCCTGACGTCGCGATCGATCATTCGGAATGGAACACAGCGGCATGGGAAAAGAGCCAG GCCCAACTGCTCCCGTGTCCCAGATGCGCAAGAACGTTCCTGCCGGAGCGACTACCAGTGCACAGAAAAAGCTGCAAAGCCTTGCCCAAG AATTTGGAGGCCGAGAAGTCGGATATTTCGCTCCCGGAGAAACCTGTTAGCGCGTCGCGTTTAGGACCGCCGACGGTCGCTTGTCGGAATTGCGGTCGCAACTTTGGCACGAAAAGTATCAAGATCCACGAGCCTCAATGCATCAAGCGATCGCAGGTAGAGAACGTGAAACAATCAACTCAACCGCGAAGGAGAGAATCACAAGGCCAAACGAAGCTAGAGACCGTCAGCATGCAAGAGCTTACCAGCCCTGTGGGG GATCAACAGAAGAGACCGGTCACTTGCTACATATGTGGCAGAGATTTCGGGTCGAGCAGCTTGGCCATTCACGAGCCGCAGTGCCTGAAAAAGTGGCACGCGGAGAACGAAAAACTGCCACCTGGTCAGAGGAGAAAAGCGCCACAGAGGCCGGAAGTGATCTATACTC GTGATCCAGAGACAGGAAATGCGGTGGTGGACGTGGCGGCAATGGCCGAAGCCAGTTGGAAATCACACTTGAATCAATTGGTTCCTTGCAAGAATTGTGGAAGGACATTTAATCCTGATCGCGTAAGCGTCCACGAACGCAGCTGCAAGGGAAATCGCTGA